The Aspergillus fumigatus Af293 chromosome 5, whole genome shotgun sequence nucleotide sequence CTGATATCAGCCACACCTTGACAACGTTCGTCACCTACTTGCTAAATGGAAACTAAAGGGGCACAGATTCCACTAACCACAGCACAAACATCTAACATAAGTGTTTATATTGCACTATTCTCAATCTCCTAATAGCTGCCAGACATTATAGCACCTGCACTTATCACATCTTTAATATAGGGAATTAGTTGATATTAAAGCTCACAGCAGGCATTCATCGCATAAAGGTGGGTATATAAACAATAAACTACGCTAGCTACTGGTAAATTGTACTCTGTTAGTAGAATTTTATCTAGCCAGCTCCGCCGGAAAACCCATATGGCGAAACTACATCAGTGGACTGAGAGAACATGCCACAATTGGTAGCAAACACCTGTCATCATATTAAGGAAGAATCTCGAATGATAACATCCTTGGTCACTGCTTTCATCAGTAGTTAGTCTCTAGCAAATCCACCGCGTCCATCTCTTTTTGACATTGCCCGTCCAAAGGCGCCCAAGCCCTCATCAAGAGCGCTATGGGTAAGACCCTCCAACATGGACTTATTGAATGCGGCCGCTCAGTTTCCTCCAATACATATCATCTGAAGCGCGCGATTCCGAGACCAGCGCCTGATTAgtttcttctctctgttgTAACCGTATTATCTGGTATCGTTTTGATCGGGCTCAACTTCTCATCAAGAGTAATTCCAAGGAACAGTACTTGAACGGCGCGTCGTAAACATTCCAGATGCGTTTTCATGCGAGAAGCTTTCAAGACTATCACTTCATTGCCTTACACCGAGTATACCGAGGCCAAAGCCCTAAAGATTTAGATGAGTTTCAAAGAATATCTGGCGTCAATCAGATCCTCTCATTCGGTGACTGGGACTTTCTTATCATGCCAGAGATATGCCAGATCTTCCGCAACGGCGTCAAACCCACAAATAGGCTCACTATGGAGACAAAGATTGCCAGCTTCATCAAGTAAAATGACCTTGATGAAGTCAATATCAACTAGGAATACCCCAGCACGCCTGACCTCCCTAACTTAATTCAGGTACAGAGAAAGACAGTCCCAACTACCTGGCCTTCCTTATTAACAAGAACCTTTTGCTAGGAAAATTTGTCTCTAATACTACTCTTATATCTTACTAGTATCCAAAGCAGCTCTTTATTAAGGCTGGTAGTACTTACTACCTGTTGTATCTAGATAGTGATGTGACGCAATGCACCCGCGAACAAGTTACTGATGCTGGCCTCTGTCAGACAATCTGCAGAGACATCAAGTTCTCTGCGCCCAAGGGCCAAGGGAAATCGAGTCCATCTCTGACGGGAATAACTACAACGGTATCACGAAGCGTAGCCCTTCGCCAATGTGGCGGACACGACCAATGAGGGCACCCATGTCCGACCTGATGGAGGTCGATATCACAAGGCCCAGCTTCAGACGAATGCCGACTACGCAGACAGAGTGAGCAATGTAAGCCTCGCAGCCCAAATAAATTGCAGACATACCCCGGACCCATCCTTCAAGTAGGGAAGATGAAACTAAAATTGGATTACTACTATCTAGGGCCTGGCGACAATGTAGGAATGACACAAGGCAAACCCTTCTTGCATGAAGATTTACAAGCGACTACCTCGACATAACGGAACACAATGGGATGGCATATTACTATTGGTTTTCAAGACAGTGTTTTCTAACTTGAATCACGAAAAACCGGCTATAATAATAACCCCAGTCAGAGCAAACATCCCCGCCCACCGCATCAACGCCCGTCGGATGTGGTATTTGGCGGTGCGCTCGATTCCCACCGAGTCATTCTCATGCGGGAAGGGTACATCCTTGGGAACATCTTTACCCAGCGCTCTACACAGCGGCTCCCAGCCCTCCCTCACGTCAAAGAATATAAGCTGATGGGGTGGCACATTTTCCTTCAACCATGCTAGATGCCTGGAGTAGGTCTCCCTCTGTGGCAGGGTGGCGGCGACCTCATTGACCGAATTCAGATGTCGACCATCGGCATACAGCCTGCTCCACTGCcgccgcagcagccaagTAAAGTCCACAAAATGTCGCATGCCTGGCAGTGGAAACAGGAGCGCTTTTAGGAACCACGTTCTTGTAAGCCCATGCGCTTGTTTCATGCTCTTTTCCCAcgcgagcggatcacgcacTGTACAGACGACCTTGGCATCGGGGTAGAGTTCCAGCAACTCTGGGAGAAGGTGACAAGCCGGAGTGTCGGTGACGGCAGCGAAGCCAGTCAGGCAAGATTTGAGAGCAGCCAAGACAGTGGGACGATCGCCCTCAAGCCATGCATGGAGGATGCGGATCCATGATTTTAGCTCCGACGGTGGCCCGCGTGTGGTTTGGGTGTTGCAGTGGTAGACGGGCGCGTCGAGCAGGATAGCCAAGGCCATGCTCAAGGATGTAGTCCCAGTGCGAGGCAGCCCGGCGCCGATGACTTGGATTTGGGTTCCGGGCTTCGGAATCGAAGTGGTTTGGCCCATTGTCAGTCGGTAGAGGGATAATCACAATAGTAGCCACTGTCCGTCGCACACACTCGGACGCGGGAAATTCTATTGATGGCTCTGGCGGTGTAAGCGATGGCTGGATGCATTTATAGAATTTTGTCGAACCCATATGTAAGGGTTGGTCGATGCCAGATCCATCGCAAGTAAGGGCGCTTCCCCATTTCCAAGTGGGAGGGTCATAATGGCTTTACTGAAATATACATCATTCCCGGACTAAACTTCGAAACAGTAACATCAGTGATACATGGATGATCTAATGTACTAGTCGCTCATCTTAATGCCAGTCCACCCAATCCGCCAAATTAAGAATTCAACACGGTAGGCAACGATGCGGTGAAGCCGCTTCTGCTGTTGATTGAGAGACAGCATGTCATAGTTCCACAATTGATTCTAAACTCAGTCCCGTTGGGTTGGCCTTGATTTGTAGGGGGATGCACCCATTCTTGAGTTCTGCGTGGTGAGCCAATACTACTAGCTAAGTCATGCTAGTCTGCACATTTGAACTCACAATAATTAGGAGCAAGAAAAATAAAATTTGAGCTATCAAGATGTGTTCCCTATGGGTTGTACTGTGACTCTCCATGCAGCAGATCAATATTAGGGTCAAAGGTGCGCTATTTTGGTTTAAAATACTGGGTTCAAATGATGTTTTTACAGATTATCGACACCACACTTCTGGGAGTGAGTAGCTTGGCGTTTAACAGGCACCTATTGTTAAAAAGTACCAAATGTAGTCTCCGAGGAAACAAAAGTGGGCTTTCTATGAGATGCTGGTCTAGCAAAATTCGAGTTCGTCACTTTTTTTAGGAAGGTTGGTCACAATGGTCAGATAAACACACAAATGTCATCGCCCTTAGCTAATGGCTAGAATTATAGCCTGACAGTGTGTAATAACACCTATATGATCTATGAAATAGAAGCATGTTTCTATCTACATCTTGTCACTGCTATGTCCTGATACTGCAAGTTGACCATGCTGCCTCAATATGAACAAGCACTATGAGGTATACTAGGCTGATGCTCACATGTCCGTCAGATCATACTGGCAAAACTCAAAAAATGTTAGTTACAAAGTGTCAGCTGGTGTTAGATATGTCttcttatttttttatttttatttctATTTTTATTTcattttattttatttttatttttatttttattttttttttttcattttttttaCCCAAACATGTGAATATAGAAGCGGTGTACTAGTACATGTATCCTGTAAATCTTCCCAATGCTGGGCCGCAGTTAGGCCCACTGTTTAATATGGGCTGAATACAACAATGCACTATTAGCAATAATATGGTTAGCGCAGCTGTCTGCTCCCAGAGACTGGTGTTCATGTGATATGGCTAATGCTTAATGAGCAAAAATATGGCTGGAGTATCCCTCTTTTAGAGTTCCCTTATCAGAAAAAATAGTTGTAACCCATCCTTACAAATGGTGGGCGGACTACACGTCGTCCTTGGGCTGCCTTTACATTAGCCTTAGACCATGCTTTTTTTGTATTCACCC carries:
- a CDS encoding sulfotransferase family protein; this translates as MGQTTSIPKPGTQIQVIGAGLPRTGTTSLSMALAILLDAPVYHCNTQTTRGPPSELKSWIRILHAWLEGDRPTVLAALKSCLTGFAAVTDTPACHLLPELLELYPDAKVVCTVRDPLAWEKSMKQAHGLTRTWFLKALLFPLPGMRHFVDFTWLLRRQWSRLYADGRHLNSVNEVAATLPQRETYSRHLAWLKENVPPHQLIFFDVREGWEPLCRALGKDVPKDVPFPHENDSVGIERTAKYHIRRALMRWAGMFALTGVIIIAGFS